TTCTGAGGTTAAGGGACCCACCTCTCCAATCAGGTTATCCCTTTAGGCTGCGTATACCTTCAGTAGGGAATGGAAGTTTATCCCATCTATTTACTTTACATAACACGGAGATCTTACTTTTCTTGATATGTGAGTCAGGTGCAGAAATTCCTTATATGACCAGAGTGACATGTGAGAGAAATGTGACAATTGATGGAAATGATAGTGGACAGGAAAGGGCATATAATAGAGGAGCTGGTGGGCCAAGAGTGGATTGATGGAGAAAATCTGGTGGGCAGGGAGGCACGTGGGACAAAAGATGGTGGGCATGGGGTGACATGTGAGAGACAAACTGATGGGGAGTGTAGCATGTGTAAGATAAGCTGGGGGACAAAGGGTGGTATGCAAGAGAAAAAGCCAGTGGGCCGGGGGTGatgtgagaaaaaaaatgtgGTGATTAAGGGGTGATGTGAGAAAACAAAAATGGTTTTAAGGGGGTGGCATGTGAAAGAAATTTGGTGTGCAGGGGCAATGTGAGAGAAAGGCTTGTATGCAGGGGGGGGTGACATGTGAGAAAATTGGAGTGCAAGGGTAGCATATGATGGAAAAACTGGTGGTCAAAGGGGCATGTAATAGAAAATCCAGTGGGCATGGGATATGTGAGAAAAGAGTTGGTGGACAGGAGTTTCAtgtcaaattctatatttatatatttgaagtcataaatattttaattttgcaaaaaaacctgaaattccatttacaaaaaaacccaaaacaaaacagtgaatccttaatggacgtgttccttgctcAATACAGTCATGCTATGCCATTATATCCTGTGGAGATCAAATTGTTTGTTATCACTTCCGCAAGGTGCCAAAAATGTTGTCTCTTCCATTTAAAGATCTGTGTGTGGAATAAAATATGACATAGTACAACTTTCAGCTTCTTGTGTTTTATTCCCTTGCAAAccaaaagaaatacatatgtggatataTTGCTTTCAATTTTAACAATTCCGGCAAAATGTTGCGTTATTAGAAAAAAACTGCCAGGGTGTCAATATTTTTGGCCAATTTACTTGAATACATTTTGATTGGAATAATCTATATTTCAACTTACTTGATATATAGAGACTGTTGTCCAACTCCAACATATTACAGCACTTACTGAATGTTCATGCCAACAGAACCAAGaacattaaaatgatataaaaggttttatttacaaaaaaatagacACTTGCGCATAACATAGGTCATCAAGTTTCAACAGTCTGAACGCCCTCTAAAAAGTTTTTCTATGAACAAAGCTTTACCAGAGTACTGAGAAAGGATTGgtttaaaataatgacaagtCAATCACTCTTAAATCTGTGTATCTCATTCGTCCATGGTCTCATCTGGGCTGGTATGGTTTACTGCTGGGCACTCTGGGAGATTCTTCTTGAGCTGGAATTCTTTGTCTCTTCGTTAGAGAAGTAGATAAAACCAGTTATCCTTATAACACATGGCAGCTAATTctcaaatctatatatatatatatatgtataaggacATCTAGTGCCCTCTAGTTTCCTCTTAAAAAAgacatacattaaacatttacagaggataataattttattattaaatgtacacCTGATTAACTTCTGTCAAATACAATTATCTTTAACAAATATTAGCCAAGTATTAAAATAACAGATCTGCAGGAGGTAATGGTTGAAGAAATACAGCATCTCTCCATTCAAAGACTTGTGAAATACACCgtttagccacaacattaaaatcacctgcctaatattgtataggtcCCCCTAGTGTcactaaaacagctctgacccctcatggcatggactccacaagacctctgaaggtgtaagtaacaaggtggggcctccatggctctgacctGTTTTTCCAgcttgatcagattgagatctggggaagtcaacaccttgaacagtttgtcatgttcctcaaaccattcctgaacaaattttgcagtgtgacagggcacattatcctgctggaagaggccactgtcatcagggaataatgTGGCCATGAATGGGCATACTTGGTCTGTAATAATGTTTTAGGTAGGTGGTGCGTGTCAAAATGATATCTACATGAATGTCTGGATCCAAGGTTTCCAAGCtggacattgcccagagcatcacactgcctccgcctcCTTCCCATAATGCCactagtgccatctcttccccaggcaaACAACACACatacacccggccgtccacatgatgtaaaagaaaacgtgattcatcagaccagactactttccattgctccatggtccagttctggtgctcacaagCCCATTGCAGGCGTTTTTTCAGCGGTGGACAGGAGTTAAAATGAgaactctgaccagtctgcagctacacagccccatacgctgTGATGCAGTGTGTTCTGACACCCTTCTTTCAAAGCCAGAattaacttttttagcaatttgtgcaacagtagatcttctgtgggactggaccagatgggcttgcctttgcgcatcaatgagccttgggcgcccatgaccctggcaccagttcaccggttgtccttccttgcaccacttttggtaggtactaatcacgGCATATTGGGaccaccccacaagacctgccattttgggagatgctctgacccagtggtctagccaccacaatttggcccttgtcaaagtctctcagatccttacgcttgaccatttttcctgcttccaatacatcaacttccagaactgactgttcacctgCTGCCTAAAATATCTCCCCCCTGACacgtgccattgtaacaagataatcaatgttattcacttctctTCGCAATggtattaatgttgtggctgatcagtgcatAACCTAATCATATCGACATATATCAATGCTTCTAATCTGTACTTTAAGGCTTTCTGAAGATAGTTTTGTCTGGACAGATGTGGCCAAGTACTGATAAAAATTCacttagaaggaaaaaaaaaaaaaaaaggacgtacatttaaaaaaagatggTTTACAATGTTtcatgtgtttgcaaatttaaTTAGTAAAATATGGAGACATGGATTTGGGAATGGTGGCAGCTATGATATTAAGGTGGCACGAATAAATGTAGATTATGCATTGGTAACATTAGAAAAGTTTCTCTATCATGCATTAGTTTTCTCCATGCTTAAAAATTTCAAATAAAGATATCATAATTGTGATTAAAGTGTAATAAGTGACAATAGGATACAAGTCAAACATTTCTTTATATTGCTTCTAAACAGCAATTTCCAAAACCTTTCTGAGAACTCTCACTACATCCTCTGCCATCTCTTCCAGAAAATCCTGTAACATCTTGTAAATGGCATTAAAGGAGATGCCACCAGCAGCTACAGTACCAATCACTGGAATCCAGCTCAATACAATTGAAGCCAACATAAATGTTCCTGCACTTTTGGCTACAAGTGATGTAACAATGTCTTTGTTTATCTCTTGTAAAACAAAAGGGGATTTGATTACAGATTTTAACACTGCATCATCTATACCAAATGTATTGGCTAAGTTTTGGAGAGACTCTTGATCCAGACCAAAAGCCTTTCGATATTTTTTCATAACTGTCACTAAGATGTTGATATCACAAGCGACAGATAGACCAGGATTAGGGACTGCAGCTTCTACTGCACCCGAGAGTGTGGCCAGTTTCCAGATCGGACTCTTCAGTTCTTCTGTTTTCCTCTCAAGTATCGGCATACAAACGTTGTGCAGATTGAGTAGGAAAACATGTTTCTTATTACTTGAAAGTTCCTTTATTAGAGTTTCTTTCATGAGATTGAAGTCATACTTGTCCAGTTCCAGGCAACACAACAGAAACACACGTGGCTCTTTGATTCCTGACTCACAAAGATTTTGGATGCAGTTTTCCCGAATCGCTTTCAATATTCTCTCTTtgttgtatgtcattttgttacgTTTTTGGCTGGCATACAAGTCAGCATCAATTTTTGATCTCACAAAGTACAACTTCTTCCCCATTGCTTGAATTTCCTTTGCAAGTTCTGCATTATTGAGCCTGAAACGTTCAGATGCCACGATAATGAAAAAGTCATATTGATGGaaattgactttttgaagataTGTCTTTGGCTGGAACTTAGAAGTGCCCACCCCTGGTAGATCCCAAAAGGTCACATTTTTATAATTTGGATGAGTATAAGGCATTGGCTTCTCGGTACATTTCACAACTCCTGTTTCAGCAgcgccttcatcatcatcctctagcCCACGGATGGCATTGATGAAAGTTGACTTTCCAGCTCCTGTCTCACCTGTTACTGCAATAGTCAGGTGGGTATTTTCTACATTCTCCAAGGATTTACGAATTGCTTCAATGGCTTTGCACAGGTCACCTTGCTCTAAACCAGCTTTTATTTCTTCCTGCAGGTTTTTATCAGAAGCCATCTTCTCTGTTGCatttaatttttcttaaaaaGAAGAATGAAAACATTAATAAGGCTATTCAAAAAGAGATTGTAAGATTCCACTACTGGCATTTCTGACTTTGGCTCAGCTGGAGCAAAGTAAAGTGTAATTCACTCATTTAACTTCTATTACCACCCCTAAGCTGACGACAACCACATCTATATCTCTTCACCTTACCCCTCTCCTTCTGTAGCATCTCGTGTAAGCaagtgtctttctgctatctctgcATGGATGTTCCAATGCTATCTAAAGctaaacatgtccaaaacaaaactaatcttccctcctcccagagtcaccacctcaaTTCTCCCTCATCATCAATAGCACCACAAATTCCGCAGTAAGCCAAGCaagctgccttggtgtcacacttgactccactctttgctttattcctcacatctagaCTCTCTCCAAGTTCCGTCTACTACACTTTAACACATTACCAGAATATgccattttcttactcaacatgctaccaaaacccttatccattctCATCTCCCgtctagactactgcaacctactgctatctggcattcctgacacccatatagccacacttcaatccattctaaatgctgctgcaagactgatcttcctctttcaccactCCATAgctgctgcaccacttttcaGAGCCcacattggctccctgtgtcctctagaATCTAAGTCAAATTGCTCACCattacttacaaagcccttaacaccaccaccccttcatacatctcaaacctcatatcaaaatactctccctcttagATCcaacctgcaccttgtctcatctctggtaaccacctctcactctcgcctacaagacttctcttgtgctgctcctcacttatgcaATTCCTTACCATTCCCAGTTAGGctttcccatagccttcaaatctttagactctCTCTGAAATCTCATCTATTTTTAGAGTTTacctcacaactgttccaatctccactctgagccacactcgctcctcttgtttcagctgtacccccaaggtcctccataccctttactTGCAtgcctgtatttattttgtctaccttgtatgaccctgttttatgtatgtcctgtcttccctactgtatggtgctgtggagcactgtggcacctttcaaatctacaatattttttataaaatatatatatatatatatatatatatatatatatatatatatatatatatatatatacacacacacacacacacacacacacgttaacccgtgcatgatactcatgcattcccgacgcaagcaccctttttttaacgtggttttgtccacatgtcaccacctcatcatttttctccatcacctcatccttcatcttcatcgccacatccttcatcaagctacttaaggtgttaaaaactccccactgtcacccccggcaaccaccaaccactcccaactgtcacttctccttcaagaaatatataggtcagtgtataactctgcccagcaggtggcgctgcagcttgtttttttttttttcacacacacaccactaggcatttatatattcTAGATATATCAGCGAGGGGACAACAggactgtatataatgtgtggcAAAAGGAGGGGCTCATGTTAACCAGCctgcacctcatttctcacatatTGGGGACTGTATCAACAAATACATTTCTAGCGATCTAGTGTCTCCCAGAACCCCAGGGCACTAGGTGAGAGGGGTAGTGTCCCATTACTTGGGGGTAACTACCCAGTGTTTATATGCAATGGTGGTGTGCTATGTTAATGTCTATAGTAGTGCCATAACATTGCTACCATATTGATATTTGTTAATTTTAACCCAATACGTGCTTCTGTTCTCTGCGCGCAATTGCAcaattttacaataaataatagGGGCCTGTTACATATCTGTGTCGGGAAGCGTTTTTGataatgtttttgaatatttgtGTCAGGTTTGTATTTAAAGTACAGCCATTTTCCCCTTCACTCCTCCCTGGCAGCCTTTACTATGATTCCATTTTGTTTCACTAGAGACAAGTAAAACAAAATCGCCTCCCCCCAGAGTATATAAGCCAGCTTCTCTGCTTCCTCTACATATTTTTCTGTTGCTAGCTAGACAGCTCAACTCAGAGTTTGTCGTTTTCCCACACTAGGCGTACCTGACTTTCATATTACATCGATGTACCACTTGTGGGGTTAACTGAAGTCAGGTTGGCAACCTGAGGACTACCGAGCTGCTAGCTCTGGGAGCAGCTTTGGTAACTACATATTATTCTGAAAAATTGCACCTTAGACTGCTGGTGGCAATGGGACTCGGAACAGCTACAAGCAGCAATCCCTGTTCAAATGGAGAGCACAGAGTAAGAGTTTAATGAAAGTCTGTCAGAGAATGGTATTCTACTGGTACATTAAAACATCCTTAGGAGTCAGGAGAAAAGTAAAGAAATACCTAGTTTTTTAATCTGGGTATTGTGAGAGTCCTTTAAGGGATGAGAGTCCTTTAAGGGATCCTATGGACATGAAAGCAGAAAGTCTGTTGAAAGATTCATGTTTTATCTCGAACCACATTAAAGTCAGAAATGGCAATAACCTCAATAGTCAGGGTCTTAATTTTGTGGGGTGAAAACCTCAATACAGACACccaggggaaagaaaaaaaaaaaaaggttgcgaTTATGCAAAAAGACAGTTCCTATGTGAAGCATCTTTGGAAACTATTGTTTTATCTGCAagagctatggaatcagcagcaGTAGCAAAGAAGGCACTATGTGTATGCCATTGGATAGCAGATGACGAGTCAATGAAAAGTCTGGCTACCTTCCATTTGAAGGAGTTCTTCTTTGGAGAGAAATTAGATattatgatacatacattatctGATGGGAAACCAAACAGATTACAGTAAGATCACAGAACTAGATATTTTCCATCTTCATTGTCTCATCAGCAGTTCAAGGAAACAAAGAgttataaggctgggtacacactactggctTCTCAgacaattatcgtgccaatcacacgataaactacTGTTTGGCCTGATATTACTTAAGTGTGTACACAAACTATGAACGATCATTCcgaagctcatcgtatcgtttcatttgatttttaaaacgtACTAAAAGTCTCGCTCAGCGATGTAATGATGTCCATCCAGTTAAGTGGTGTGTACTCACGAGTaggatctccatagggtttagagtcatgatctttttagctgatggttacgacagatgaagagcacttaAGAtaaatctttcaaaatgtgtatcGTGTGCACACATAAATCGGCAGGCTGATTGGGACCTTTTCAGTCATTGCTAAAATCGTTACGGATATGGTATAGAGAGAAATTTAGTATGTACCCACCCTAAACCAGGAAGGCAATATTCTAGACAAAATTTATATGCTGCACCAAGACATTTCTTTCGGCAAGAATATGGCAAAGCAAATCACAACAATGACTATGGTCAGTAGCAGCCCCCAATAGCATCAATAGGGTGCAGAATTTTCATTTTTCAGGAGTGTTGACCCACTCCATCTCAGATCAGTGAGTTTTGGACATTACAATGAGGGGTAACAGAATAGATCTCAAAGGAAGTTTCTTTATTCATTCAGATAAAAAAAGATGAGAACTAAAGGAAACTACATTCTCTATATCTGGTCACAGCCATTTCTATATTCTTGTCTAGAACACAGGAGTTCTAGAAAAAACCCCCAGAAGAGTTTGTTATACCTGCAGACTATTAGAAAGTATTTTTAAACAAGCTAGGTCCAAATGGATCAGAGATGTGATTGTACAGGCATACAAGAGGAGTGGGAAGACAGTACAAGAAATATTGAAAGACCATTTAACAAGATCAGTATCTATATCTTGGGCAAAAGAGGCCTTGGCTTAAGTAACAGTTGTGCAAAGCAGCAAGATGGGCACCTTTCCATACCTTTTCCAGTCAATCACCTTGATCATACCTTTCAACCGTCGTGATTTAGGGGGGATAGTCCTGATACTGAAGTATATCCTAGAAACATTGAACCAGCCATATTACCTTTAAGATGACTGACAGTAATATTTGATCTGTGAATTAACTGCTTGGGAATTGCAGATGACAATTATGTTCCCTTTCTCCAGCAGtccaaagcagaaaaaaaaaatatgttttacaatagtAATTTTGTCAAATAGGCACTTGGTTCTCTGGGCAGAGAAGGCAAGAATAAGGATGAGAATAAACAGTTTTATTACAACAAGAGTTTCGTACAGAGCACAGCAATCTTCAAAAGTTACAGAAAGTAACCTTTTTAGACATATTGGGCCTTTCGTAACATTGGACAAATTTGTGTACAAAACATACACTTAAAATATGCAGCACAAAAATGGCACATTTACGTGTTTATTCAGAGTATCCTGTATGGGCCACTCAGCTTAGTAGGATAAAGGCATATGCTCCAGACAATGCTTTTTACCAGTATGATACACTATAAGGGTATCACAATGTGGCTGCACATTACATACACCAGACATCATCAGCAGTTGAGCTTTGTCCACATGGGGTTTTTTTTCCGCTTTGGATTAAAAGCCTAAAGAAAGAGTATTCCTGTGGATTTGGATGATTAAATATTGGTTATTGAGGGATTGTAATTTTACTGCATGCACTGGCAGCCATGGTTATCCTGACACTTGTAGAACacaagcgccagcatacccatgcAGTTTATGGctaccagggcttgctgggaccagtagcgAGACATAacaaaatgcctttttttttttaccatttttgaAATTATTATCCCAGCATCCACTGCCTAGGGGTGTTGGGAGGAGCCCCAGTGCTATCAGTACCCGCTACAAAATTCTCTACTATGTGTGACCAGCACtgcctgtcatagcctggtgctggttgtggTTATCAGGGAGGTCCCATGCTGCTCGTTCCCCCCGTACTAACAgcatccagcccaaggtaggagTACAGGTGCTTGATTCACTTTGGGGGGAGGGCacgcatttttatatatttatattaatcttAACACTGCAAAGGTCTgtgctgataatcatcatcagcatagATCTTTGCACCAGGGGTCAATACGCCTCCTAACAGGGATGTCTGCAATGGCATCCACCTATGTTGTATATTGCAATTCCATGAATAAGCATACCCTGAACTGTCCTCTGGGTGGTCATGTGataggggtaggagggggtgtggtgacaccATTGAGTCAccgtagccccgccccctgctaggaaatgccaaaattcacagcatttccTTAGTGTACATTTGGAAGCCATattattcatagttgcctactctctcggaatgtccgggagactcctgaatttttgtgagttctcccggactcccgagagagcaggcaaaaatcccggaccCACCTTTCTCCGTCGTTGAAGATGGGTGGGAGCGGGGCTAAACATGTCATTGTGACCCCGACCAAtgctgcgattggccaaaatTGCATAGGATTGACATGGGCAGAGCCAAACGGCACACTACGCGTGGTCACGTCGCTTCGaaggaccccctcccggacagctgccttcaaaagtaggtaagtatgatattattTCACCAGTAAACAAGGCAAAAATGCATCATAAGCACTATAGACATTGTTTTATAACGTTTGGGAAATCTTTTGATTTTACTCACTTACAAAAACTCTAAATATTAGTCATGATCCAACTAATTTTTTTTGCACAGTGACTTTAAAAAATGCAATCAAGTACAACAGTGATTAATGTTAaagatgtaaatatatatttactcatGTGCGATTATTGCATTTTGCCATATGAAATGTTAGAAGACATGTTTTCTTTTTGTCTCTCCAAAGTCAGAAAAGATAATTGGAGAAATGTTTTTACCCTGCAGATGAACCACTTGTTGTCTTGGAACATTGAACAGACTGTAGCTCTGCGTTATCCATTCTACTTAAAGTCTACAGAGTTCTTATTAAGCTGCAATAATTGGGATAACCACTGCATTGCAGCAAAGCACCAACCTCTATTGAGTTAATATTCACCATTCTGTGTTCTGAAATAGATTTCCTGTTCTCTATAATTTCCTATTGAAATATGGAAACCAATACAATTGTAGCGCTATGATGGGTACTGATGGTAG
Above is a genomic segment from Mixophyes fleayi isolate aMixFle1 chromosome 11, aMixFle1.hap1, whole genome shotgun sequence containing:
- the LOC142107749 gene encoding interferon-inducible GTPase 5-like isoform X2, which encodes MQPESKVLKEKLNATEKMASDKNLQEEIKAGLEQGDLCKAIEAIRKSLENVENTHLTIAVTGETGAGKSTFINAIRGLEDDDEGAAETGVVKCTEKPMPYTHPNYKNVTFWDLPGVGTSKFQPKTYLQKVNFHQYDFFIIVASERFRLNNAELAKEIQAMGKKLYFVRSKIDADLYASQKRNKMTYNKERILKAIRENCIQNLCESGIKEPRVFLLCCLELDKYDFNLMKETLIKELSSNKKHVFLLNLHNVCMPILERKTEELKSPIWKLATLSGAVEAAVPNPGLSVACDINILVTVMKKYRKAFGLDQESLQNLANTFGIDDAVLKSVIKSPFVLQEINKDIVTSLVAKSAGTFMLASIVLSWIPVIGTVAAGGISFNAIYKMLQDFLEEMAEDVVRVLRKVLEIAV
- the LOC142107749 gene encoding interferon-inducible GTPase 5-like isoform X4 produces the protein MASDKNLQEEIKAGLEQGDLCKAIEAIRKSLENVENTHLTIAVTGETGAGKSTFINAIRGLEDDDEGAAETGVVKCTEKPMPYTHPNYKNVTFWDLPGVGTSKFQPKTYLQKVNFHQYDFFIIVASERFRLNNAELAKEIQAMGKKLYFVRSKIDADLYASQKRNKMTYNKERILKAIRENCIQNLCESGIKEPRVFLLCCLELDKYDFNLMKETLIKELSSNKKHVFLLNLHNVCMPILERKTEELKSPIWKLATLSGAVEAAVPNPGLSVACDINILVTVMKKYRKAFGLDQESLQNLANTFGIDDAVLKSVIKSPFVLQEINKDIVTSLVAKSAGTFMLASIVLSWIPVIGTVAAGGISFNAIYKMLQDFLEEMAEDVVRVLRKVLEIAV
- the LOC142107749 gene encoding interferon-inducible GTPase 5-like isoform X1; translated protein: MQPYCFPTKICAGRSRQKLNATEKMASDKNLQEEIKAGLEQGDLCKAIEAIRKSLENVENTHLTIAVTGETGAGKSTFINAIRGLEDDDEGAAETGVVKCTEKPMPYTHPNYKNVTFWDLPGVGTSKFQPKTYLQKVNFHQYDFFIIVASERFRLNNAELAKEIQAMGKKLYFVRSKIDADLYASQKRNKMTYNKERILKAIRENCIQNLCESGIKEPRVFLLCCLELDKYDFNLMKETLIKELSSNKKHVFLLNLHNVCMPILERKTEELKSPIWKLATLSGAVEAAVPNPGLSVACDINILVTVMKKYRKAFGLDQESLQNLANTFGIDDAVLKSVIKSPFVLQEINKDIVTSLVAKSAGTFMLASIVLSWIPVIGTVAAGGISFNAIYKMLQDFLEEMAEDVVRVLRKVLEIAV